A window of the Clostridia bacterium genome harbors these coding sequences:
- a CDS encoding aspartate aminotransferase family protein encodes MMFTLGDVDGLSRKSVTELYKKYLNSGFVTLASLINFDKIYLKAEGSIITDEQGNRYIDFLGGYGALNVGHNHPEILQGLEKVKEKPNILQAGLNPYAAALASNLAVMNDGVLNRSFFCNSGAEAVEGALKMARAATGRTKIVYCKNSFHGKTFGALSVTGRKKYRECFNPLLPGCEEAAFGDIDELDDKLNKKDVAGFIVEPIQGEGGVLIPPEGYLKAARELCTLHGTLMIIDEIQTGLGRTGRMFAYEHDNIMPDIICLAKSLSGGIMPIGAFVTKDEIYHKAYGGMEKCLLHTSTFGGNTYSCAAGLAAIEVIYKENLIHEAKKKGEYLLEKLAVLKQKYDMVKDIRGKGLLLGIEFNNKTSRFLNALTKGNLDNISKEYFASLVAGKLLTEYGILTAYTLNNPNVIRIEPPLNISYKHLDRLVEALEGILKDNKGFIGMALGNVKNMVRT; translated from the coding sequence ATGATGTTTACTCTTGGAGATGTTGATGGCTTAAGTAGAAAAAGTGTAACAGAGCTTTATAAAAAATACCTGAATTCGGGATTTGTGACTCTGGCGTCACTGATTAATTTTGATAAAATCTATCTAAAGGCTGAGGGCAGTATCATAACAGATGAGCAAGGCAACAGGTATATAGATTTTCTCGGGGGTTACGGTGCGTTAAATGTTGGGCACAACCACCCTGAGATATTGCAGGGATTGGAAAAGGTAAAGGAAAAGCCTAATATTCTGCAAGCAGGCTTGAATCCATATGCAGCTGCACTGGCATCCAATCTGGCAGTGATGAACGATGGAGTGCTGAATCGTTCATTTTTCTGCAATAGTGGAGCTGAAGCTGTAGAGGGAGCGCTAAAAATGGCTAGGGCGGCTACGGGCAGAACAAAGATAGTTTATTGCAAAAACTCATTTCATGGAAAAACCTTCGGAGCCTTGTCTGTAACAGGCAGGAAAAAATACAGGGAATGCTTTAATCCTCTCTTGCCCGGGTGCGAAGAAGCAGCATTTGGGGATATCGATGAGCTTGATGATAAACTGAATAAAAAAGATGTTGCAGGTTTTATTGTGGAGCCCATACAGGGAGAAGGCGGGGTTCTGATCCCTCCGGAAGGTTATCTGAAAGCAGCAAGAGAGTTGTGTACACTTCATGGGACACTTATGATTATTGATGAGATACAAACCGGGTTGGGAAGAACAGGAAGAATGTTTGCATATGAGCATGATAATATAATGCCTGACATCATATGTCTTGCAAAATCCTTAAGCGGTGGCATTATGCCGATAGGAGCATTCGTAACCAAAGATGAGATTTATCATAAGGCGTATGGAGGTATGGAAAAATGCCTGCTGCACACTTCAACATTTGGGGGGAATACATATTCATGCGCTGCAGGTCTTGCTGCCATTGAGGTTATTTATAAGGAAAATCTTATCCATGAAGCAAAGAAGAAGGGAGAGTATCTCTTAGAAAAACTGGCCGTACTAAAACAAAAGTACGATATGGTAAAAGATATACGAGGCAAAGGTCTTTTGTTAGGCATAGAATTTAATAACAAAACGTCAAGATTTTTAAATGCTTTGACAAAAGGGAATCTGGACAATATATCGAAAGAATACTTTGCTTCCCTGGTGGCAGGAAAACTTCTGACTGAATATGGAATACTTACTGCGTATACGCTTAATAACCCAAATGTCATAAGGATTGAACCGCCTCTAAATATAAGCTATAAACACCTGGATAGGCTTGTGGAGGCTCTGGAAGGTATTTTAAAGGACAATAAAGGTTTTATCGGTATGGCTCTGGGGAATGTAAAAAATATGGTTAGAACGTAA
- the metF gene encoding methylenetetrahydrofolate reductase [NAD(P)H], whose protein sequence is MKIIDIFKTKKPVLAFEMFPPKPDVPLESIFDSLEEFKSLRPDYISVTYGAGGSQKGRTVEIASKIKNEYGIESMAHFTCVGHSCEEIDNMLELMKEHKLENILALRGDAPVNQPDFDFSKNVYKYANELIKHIKSKNDFCIAAAAYLEGHPECRLLRDDLRNLKNKVDEGVSFLLTQFFFDNRLYYDFIEKAASIGISCPIMPGIMPIFNTNIKVMTAKSGCSIPAKLVLMIDKYSDNAEDLRKAGVEYAAGQIRDLIANGAPGVHLYTMNRKKSTREILEQAGLN, encoded by the coding sequence ATGAAAATTATAGATATTTTCAAGACAAAAAAACCGGTACTGGCTTTTGAAATGTTTCCACCAAAACCGGATGTACCGCTTGAAAGCATTTTCGATTCCCTTGAAGAGTTTAAGTCCTTAAGACCTGATTACATCAGTGTTACATATGGAGCCGGAGGAAGCCAGAAAGGCAGAACTGTAGAAATCGCTTCAAAGATAAAGAATGAATACGGTATTGAGAGTATGGCTCATTTTACTTGTGTAGGTCATTCTTGTGAAGAGATTGACAACATGCTTGAGCTAATGAAGGAACACAAACTGGAAAACATATTGGCATTAAGAGGGGATGCTCCTGTAAACCAACCTGATTTCGACTTCAGTAAAAATGTATATAAATATGCCAATGAGCTTATAAAGCATATCAAGAGCAAAAATGATTTCTGTATAGCTGCGGCTGCTTATCTTGAAGGACATCCCGAATGCAGACTCCTGAGAGATGATCTGAGAAACTTAAAGAATAAAGTTGACGAGGGAGTAAGCTTTCTTTTGACACAATTTTTCTTCGATAACAGATTATATTATGATTTTATCGAGAAGGCTGCTTCCATAGGCATTTCTTGCCCTATTATGCCTGGGATAATGCCGATATTTAATACCAATATTAAGGTAATGACAGCAAAAAGCGGCTGTTCAATCCCTGCAAAGCTTGTACTTATGATAGATAAGTATTCTGATAACGCAGAGGACTTAAGAAAAGCAGGAGTAGAATATGCAGCCGGACAAATCAGAGACCTGATAGCAAACGGAGCACCGGGCGTTCATTTATATACAATGAACAGGAAGAAATCTACAAGAGAAATATTGGAACAGGCAGGACTCAATTGA
- a CDS encoding site-2 protease family protein, whose translation MKRELSFKVGDINILFDCLIMVVIFIMLATGYLLEFFIILASIFLHELGHILTAVRFGCKITFLKILPIGMNAVVDTDICSRSERVLIDISGPLINILLAFFSFIAYICCIPFKSIWHFLMLANIYLALFNLLPVMPLDGGRILKDILIEVFGIFFTNRLIKYLSICFSFVVISAGICQLTQETSNFSLVVIGFYILTSSFKGMEAAIMNIKNVIYRRSRLLKKGIYQARDLVVVRNMHLSDIIKNLDFDRFHIIHVLDDELKLIKTFTEHEVIEGILRHSSELTFGEFIEKDYSSNCSK comes from the coding sequence GTGAAAAGAGAATTAAGCTTTAAGGTTGGAGACATTAATATACTATTTGACTGTCTGATTATGGTGGTTATTTTTATAATGCTGGCTACCGGGTATTTATTGGAATTTTTCATTATACTGGCCAGCATTTTTTTGCATGAACTTGGACATATATTAACAGCAGTACGTTTTGGGTGTAAAATCACATTTTTAAAGATACTTCCCATAGGCATGAATGCTGTGGTGGATACAGATATATGCAGTCGGAGTGAAAGAGTTTTGATTGATATCAGTGGGCCATTAATAAATATTTTGTTGGCTTTTTTTTCTTTTATTGCATACATATGCTGCATACCGTTTAAAAGCATCTGGCATTTTCTCATGCTCGCCAACATATACCTTGCCCTGTTCAATCTGCTTCCGGTAATGCCGCTTGATGGGGGGAGGATACTAAAGGATATACTGATTGAAGTATTTGGAATTTTTTTTACAAACAGGCTTATAAAATATCTTTCAATTTGTTTTTCTTTTGTTGTAATATCAGCTGGGATTTGTCAACTTACGCAAGAAACCAGCAATTTCAGTTTAGTTGTTATAGGATTTTATATATTAACATCCAGCTTTAAAGGAATGGAGGCAGCAATAATGAATATAAAGAATGTTATCTACAGGCGTTCGCGACTGTTGAAAAAGGGAATTTATCAGGCAAGAGACCTTGTTGTGGTTAGAAACATGCATTTGAGTGATATTATAAAAAATCTTGATTTCGACAGGTTTCACATAATTCATGTGCTTGACGATGAGCTGAAGCTGATAAAAACTTTTACCGAACATGAAGTTATAGAAGGTATACTGAGACATAGCTCTGAGTTGACTTTTGGGGAATTCATAGAAAAAGACTACAGCAGTAATTGCAGCAAGTAA
- a CDS encoding M23 family metallopeptidase, producing MDETVSRSRYSHRSTPVRRRKKSIRETNTFFENFMRQVVFALVILAVVGITKSVNTQVTNFLCDKFKAVISHDIKVKEIYYEANDFLDKILNKEGRETTGEGKIDEINTEDGISSRYANDSSGTAAESNEDAEIADKDAVKQSAEDTDELIEAVKEKHSFTTPVLGTVTSGFGMRIHPAFKNESFHTGIDIEAEKGVPIKAALDGNVIEAGSSKVYGKYIKVEHGDGIVTLYGHCSQLLVKKGQKVAKGKTIAKVGNTGVAVGTHLHFEVWKEGKPLDPSEFIEVPG from the coding sequence ATGGATGAGACAGTATCCAGGTCAAGGTATTCGCACAGAAGTACACCTGTAAGAAGAAGGAAAAAGAGTATAAGGGAAACAAATACTTTCTTCGAAAATTTTATGAGACAGGTAGTTTTTGCTTTGGTTATCCTGGCAGTTGTGGGTATTACTAAGAGTGTAAATACGCAGGTAACAAATTTTTTATGTGACAAATTCAAAGCTGTTATTTCGCATGATATAAAAGTAAAGGAAATATACTATGAGGCTAACGACTTCCTCGACAAGATTTTAAATAAGGAGGGCAGAGAGACTACCGGAGAGGGTAAGATTGATGAAATCAATACAGAAGATGGTATTTCATCCCGGTATGCAAATGATTCCTCTGGTACTGCTGCTGAAAGTAATGAGGATGCGGAGATTGCAGATAAAGATGCTGTCAAGCAGTCTGCTGAAGACACTGATGAATTAATAGAGGCAGTCAAAGAAAAACATTCATTCACAACTCCGGTTTTGGGAACTGTAACTTCAGGCTTTGGAATGAGGATACATCCGGCGTTTAAAAATGAATCCTTTCATACCGGCATTGATATAGAAGCTGAGAAAGGTGTACCGATAAAGGCTGCTTTGGATGGCAACGTGATAGAAGCCGGCAGTTCTAAAGTTTATGGCAAATACATAAAAGTTGAACATGGTGATGGTATAGTGACACTTTACGGCCATTGTTCGCAGCTACTTGTAAAAAAAGGCCAGAAAGTTGCGAAAGGGAAAACTATAGCAAAAGTAGGCAATACAGGTGTAGCGGTAGGAACACACCTGCACTTTGAAGTGTGGAAGGAGGGTAAGCCTCTGGATCCCAGTGAGTTTATTGAGGTTCCCGGTTAG
- the pdaA gene encoding delta-lactam-biosynthetic de-N-acetylase produces the protein MSKRIVFTILIGAVIVITYTAFSFLKIRANRQLPVFVNKYDEDRSVKFPETIEDSIKKEKALKELAEAIKKQEEGLPDKEEKNTDDESRQDSPDSCKVLDYEKLKTLSATRLAWWIKLNSEHKPTTISQDIQDMISEYDGIYIGDISQKKIYLTFDEGYENGYTSKILNTLKENSVKAAFFVTSPYIKGNSGLVKRMIDEGHVVGNHTMRHPSLPSLKAAELENELLGLEKQFKEMFGTGFKYMRPPRGEYSERVLAASKQLGYKTAFWSYAYKDFDVSDQKGADYAYKKVMDNLHNGAVILLHAVSKDNADALDRIIKDAKSQGYEFSPFDL, from the coding sequence ATGTCAAAAAGAATTGTGTTCACAATACTGATAGGTGCTGTAATTGTAATTACATATACGGCATTTTCATTTTTGAAAATCAGAGCTAATAGGCAATTACCTGTGTTTGTTAATAAATATGATGAAGACAGATCTGTAAAATTCCCTGAGACTATAGAAGACTCAATAAAAAAAGAAAAGGCACTGAAAGAACTTGCAGAAGCAATAAAAAAGCAGGAAGAGGGCTTGCCGGACAAGGAAGAAAAAAATACAGATGATGAGAGCCGGCAGGACAGTCCAGATAGTTGTAAGGTACTGGATTATGAAAAGCTTAAGACTCTGAGCGCTACAAGACTTGCGTGGTGGATAAAGCTGAACAGTGAGCACAAGCCTACGACAATATCTCAGGACATTCAGGATATGATATCTGAATATGACGGTATATATATAGGTGACATATCTCAGAAAAAAATTTATCTCACATTTGATGAGGGATATGAAAACGGATACACCTCAAAGATCCTTAATACATTAAAGGAAAATAGCGTAAAAGCAGCTTTTTTTGTTACAAGTCCATATATAAAAGGGAATTCCGGCTTGGTTAAGAGAATGATTGATGAAGGTCATGTAGTGGGTAATCACACTATGCGCCATCCAAGTCTTCCTTCACTAAAAGCAGCTGAATTGGAAAATGAGCTTTTGGGACTGGAAAAACAATTTAAAGAAATGTTTGGTACAGGTTTCAAGTATATGAGGCCACCTAGAGGTGAATATAGTGAAAGAGTTCTTGCGGCAAGCAAACAGTTAGGATATAAAACAGCCTTCTGGAGTTATGCATATAAGGATTTTGACGTAAGCGACCAGAAGGGGGCAGATTATGCATATAAAAAGGTAATGGACAATTTGCATAATGGAGCAGTAATACTTCTTCATGCAGTCTCAAAAGATAATGCAGATGCTCTGGACAGAATCATAAAGGATGCTAAATCGCAAGGATATGAGTTTAGTCCCTTTGATCTGTAA